Proteins co-encoded in one Aspergillus fumigatus Af293 chromosome 6, whole genome shotgun sequence genomic window:
- a CDS encoding DNA topoisomerase 2, producing the protein MDDSIMEGSIFEDDGSSDFVPEPGPKPRAKAAPKKAAPKKLTQTKLTAKPAAKATASKKRSKPDSEDDLSDDMGMSDDDSDSSLSQTPPKKVKKAPASKKGGSNPLADVENESFGGDIGDQPATSTNASEKYQKLTQLEHIIKRPDTYIGSVERTTQFMWVYDSETEGMKYKEVSYVPGLYKIFDEIVVNAADNKQNDANMDEIRVTIDRESGEISVWNNGRGIPIEIHAKEGIYVPELIFGHLLTSSNYDDTQKKVTGGRNGFGAKLCNVFSTEFTIETQDSRQKKKYKQTWTNNMSKMGKAKITDAKGEDYTKVTFKPDYAKFGMEGMDDDFEALVKRRVYDLAGTTKVAVKLNGSRIPVRNFKKYMEMYTKAIRRERGEEDTNAKDEIITCSPDPRWEIGFAVSDGSFHQVSFVNSIATTSGGTHVNYIADQICARLADQVKKKNKNGATLKPAQIRNHIFIFVNALIVNPAFTSQTKEQLTTKSSQFGSKCVLEEDFYKKILRTEVMNNILHFAQAKADQLLKKTDGGRRTRMNNPKLVDANKAGTKDGHHCTLILTEGDSAKGLAMAGRAVVGPDLFGVFPLRGKLLNVRDASFEQISKNQEIQNIKNFLGLQHKKEYTDTRGLRYGHLMIMTDQDHDGSHIKGLLINFLQAQFPSLLKIPEFLIEFITPIAKVWKGDPKNPTKQHSFFTMPEYEAWKEEHKHERGWEHKYYKGLGTSTTEDAQVYFRDLDRHLKEFHTLQDHETELIELAFSKKKADERKEWLRQFKPGTFLDHSVDKITYTDFINKELILFSMADNQRSIPSVVDGLKPGQRKVLYTCFRRNLRKDMKVVELAGHVSGMTAYQHGDASLQQTIVGLAQTFVGSNNINCLEPSGNFGSRLQGGQDCASARYIYTRLSPFARRVFHAADDPLLTYNEDDGKKIEPEVYVPVVPMILINGADGIGTGWSSSIPNYNPEDIVDNLKRLMDGQPVKPMQPWFRGFTGEVTALGGDRFKFSGIIKETGDKEVEITELPIRTWTQDFKDKLEEIIKAEKTPSFIKDYKDYNTHTKVHFVIQMDEKNLQSAREEGLEEKFKLSKTIATTNLVAFDPEGRITKYASVDDILKEFYAVRLKFYERRKQYQLNELQKELDKLTNQARFVQMIIDGDLVISKKKKPALVAELKKHGFKAFPKVIDAVKAGEDAPVVEEEEDESGNDETEVLSSAYDYLLGMPLWSLTHERVEKLRRQIGEKEVEIDALIKLSKEDIWKRDLDDFINEWRFQLEDEARRQRKVANMGRRTSAKLMTAAGRGKATKKRKAALDDDSDDEDFAAPKSKKSAAAKKTEPKGGLLSYLGKPSAKPAPSGDGGDSDDDFEVEVLPKKNRGAATKATTKVKDEDEVMDDLGEEILPKKSRGPAKPAPKPKEEADDDSEDIAPKKGRAAAKAKPKPKVEDDDDLDDDEFMEIAKAEAAKSVKSQPNRTSRKITNYTALDYSDSDNGDDLLGDVSKMVKGIGGATGDSTTDSRQLFSERSRPSSSSSGLKVSSSKPSKLSTDFDADETDYSKLIPQNSPRRSLQVKPKETKVNDDFDMDDDDDGDPVKPAAKAKPVAKKGKSAATAASSKPAAAPKPRGRPKKDAAKPAAPAPSLKQTTLSPAAKAYASKQAKATATKKKQLVDDLSDDDIDAMANDILDSPAARMDVSEDDEPPKRKTTVRPARRTAAAKKTYVIEDDSEDDDGGDSGDDFDEEDSE; encoded by the exons ATGGATGACTCTATCATGGAGGGCTCCATCTTCGAGGACGACGGTAGCTCTGACTTCGTCCCAGAGCCAGGACCG AAACCcagggcaaaggccgccCCCAAGAAAGCGGCACCAAAAAAATTGACCCAAACAAAACTCACAGCTAAGCCAGCGGCGAAGGCGACCGCTTCAAAAAAGCGATCCAAACCCGATAGTGAGGATGATCTGTCTGACGACATGGGAATGTCCGACGACGACTCGGACTCCTCTCTTTCCCAGACACCTCCCAAGAAGGTCAAAAAGGCTCCCGCTAGCAAGAAAGGAGGCTCAAACCCTCTTGCAGACGTGGAGAATGAATCATTTGGAGGGGATATTGGCGATCAACCTGCAACGTCCACCAATGCGTCAGAGAAGTACCAGAAG CTTACACAACTTGAACACATTATCAAACGTCCTGATACGTATATCGGGTCCGTCGAACGAACTACTCAGTTTATGTGGGTGTACGATTCGGAAACGGAGGGAATGAAATACAAGGAGGTCTCTTATGTGCCCGGTCTCTACAAGATTTTTGATGAAATCGTCGTCAACGCTGCTGATAACAAGCAAAATGACGCGAACATGGATGAGATTCGTGTGACCATCGACCGCGAGTCGGGCGAGATCAGTGTTTGGAACAATGGTCGCGGTATTCCCATCGAGATTCATGCAAAAGAAGGCATTTACGTCCCCGAATTGATCTTCGGCCATCTCCTCACCTCATCCAACTACGATGACACCCAGAAGAAGGTGACCGGTGGTCGTAACGGTTTCGGTGCTAAGCTTTGCAACGTCTTCTCCACCGAATTCACGATCGAAACTCAAGACTCGcgtcagaagaagaagtacaAGCAGACCTGGACCAACAATATGTCCAAGATgggcaaggccaagatcaCCGATGCCAAGGGCGAGGATTACACAAAAGTTACCTTCAAGCCCGACTACGCCAAATTCGGAATGGAGGGTATGGACGACGATTTTGAAGCTCTCGTCAAACGTCGTGTGTACGATTTGGCAGGAACTACCAAGGTCGCTGTCAAGCTGAATGGTAGTCGCATCCCAGTGCGCAACTTCAAGAAGTACATGGAAATGTACACCAAGGCCATCCGCCGAGAACGGGGCGAAGAGGACACCAACGCCAAGGACGAAATTATCACCTGCAGTCCAGACCCTCGCTGGGAAATTGGATTTGCAGTCTCGGACGGCTCGTTCCATCAGGTGTCCTTCGTGAACTCCATTGCTACCACCTCGGGAGGAACTCACGTTAACTACATTGCTGATCAAATCTGCGCCAGGTTGGCCGACCAAgtcaagaaaaagaacaagaacGGAGCGACGCTGAAGCCTGCCCAAATTCGAAACCATATCTTCATTTTTGTGAACGCTCTGATCGTGAACCCAGCATTCACCTCCCAgaccaaggagcagctgaCAACAAAGTCGAGCCAGTTCGGCAGCAAATGTGTTCTTGAAGAGGACTTCTACAAGAAGATCCTCAGGACTGAAGTCATGAACAACATCCTGCACTTCGCTCAAGCCAAGGCGGATCAGTTGTTGAAAAAAACGGATGGTGGGCGCCGCACCCGAATGAACAACCCGAAGTTGGTCGATGCCAACAAGGCTGGTACCAAGGATGGTCATCACTGCACCCTCATTTTGACCGAAGGTGACTCGGCTAAAGGCCTTGCCATGGCTGGGCGAGCCGTCGTCGGACCCGACCTTTTCGGTGTCTTCCCCTTGCGAGGAAAATTGCTCAATGTCCGCGATGCCTCTTTTGAGCAGATTTCGAAGAACCAGGAAATCCAAAATATCAAGAACTTCCTTGGCCTACAGCACAAGAAGGAATACACCGATACCCGCGGGCTGCGCTACGGTCATttgatgatcatgaccgATCAGGATCATGACGGCAGTCATATCAAGGGCTTGCTCATCAACTTCCTTCAGGCTCAATTTCCCAGTCTGCTGAAGATCCCGGAGTTCCTGATCGAGTTCATCACTCCTATTGCAAAGGTTTGGAAGGGCGATCCCAAGAATCCTACCAAGCAACACTCGTTCTTCACCATGCCCGAGTATGAGGCCTGGAAAGAAGAGCACAAGCATGAACGTGGCTGGGAACACAAATACTACAAGGGTCTGGGTACGAGCACGACTGAAGATGCTCAGGTCTACTTCCGTGACCTCGACCGCCATCTGAAGGAGTTCCATACCCTGCAGGATCACGAAACGGAGCTCATTGAGCTTGCCTtttcgaagaagaaggccgacgAGCGAAAGGAATGGCTGCGCCAGTTCAAACCTGGAACCTTTCTGGATCATTCCGTCGATAAGATCACCTATACCGACTTCATCAACAAAGAGCTCATCTTGTTCAGTATGGCAGACAATCAGCGGTCGATCCCTTCTGTTGTCGATGGCTTGAAACCCGGTCAACGTAAAGTCCTGTACACGTGTTTCCGTCGCAATCTCAGGAAGGATATGAAAGTTGTTGAACTCGCGGGGCATGTGTCCGGTATGACCGCGTACCAGCATGGTGATGCCTCCCTGCAACAGACTATCGTCGGTCTCGCGCAGACGTTTGTCGGATCAAACAATATTAATTGCCTCGAGCCCAGTGGGAATTTTGGAAGTCGTCTTCAAGGTGGCCAAGATTGTGCTAGTGCTCGTTATATCTACACGCGACTGTCGCCCTTTGCGCGTCGTGTGTTCCACGCCGCAGATGATCCTCTTCTCACTTACAACGAGGATGACGGCAAAAAGATTGAGCCAGAGGTCTATGTTCCCGTTGTGCCTATGATTCTGATTAACGGTGCTGATGGTATCGGCACTGGTTGGAGTTCTTCAATTCCTAACTACAATCCGGAAGACATTGTGGACAACCTGAAGCGGCTGATGGATGGCCAGCCCGTCAAGCCCATGCAGCCGTGGTTCCGCGGATTCACCGGCGAAGTCACTGCTCTTGGAGGCGATCGCTTCAAGTTCAGCGGTATTATCAAGGAGACTGGTGACAAGGAGGTGGAGATTACTGAACTTCCCATCCGCACCTGGACACAGGACTTCAAGGATAAACTTGAGGAAATTATCAAGGCCGAGAAAACGCCATCCTTCATCAAGGACTACAAGGATTACAACACGCACACCAAGGTGCACTTTGTCATCCAGATGGACGAGAAGAACCTCCAGTCCGCCCGGGAGGAAGGATTGGAGGAAAAGTTCAAGCTATCCAAGACCATCGCAACCACCAATCTGGTTGCTTTTGACCCTGAAGGCCGGATCACCAAATACGCTTCTGTCGACGACATCTTGAAGGAATTCTACGCAGTTCGTCTCAAGTTTTACGAACGTCGCAAG CAATATCAACTCAACGAACTTCAGAAGGAGCTGGACAAACTCACCAACCAGGCTCGTTTCGTGCAGATGATCATTGACGGTGACCTTGTCAtctcaaagaagaagaaacctGCTCTTGTTGCCGAGTTGAAAAAACATGGCTTCAAGGCCTTCCCCAAGGTGATTGATGCTGTGAAGGCGGGCGAGGATGCGCCAGtagtggaggaagaagaagacgagtcTGGCAACGACGAGACCGAGGTTCTATCGAGCGCTTACGATTATCTCCTTGGCATGCCTCTGTGGTCTCTGACCCACGAGCGCGTGGAAAAGCTGCGACGACAGATCggagagaaggaggttgAGATAGACGCCTTAATTAAGCTTTCCAAGGAAGATATTTGGAAGCGCGATCTTGACGACTTTATCAACGAATGGCGATTCCAGCTTGAGGATGAAGCCCGCCGCCAACGCAAGGTCGCTAATATGGGCCGCCGTACCTCGGCGAAGCTCATGACTGCCGCCGGTCGGGGAAAAGCAaccaagaagcgcaaggcgGCGCTGGACGATGATTCGGACGACGAAGACTTTGCGGCTCCAAAGTCTAAGaaatcagcagcagcaaagaagacagaaccTAAAGGCGGTCTTCTCAGCTACTTGGGCAAGCCATCGGCGAAGCCTGCTCCTTCTGGCGATGGAGGCGATTCTGACGATGATTTCGAGGTAGAAGTGCTACCGAAGAAAAACAGGGGGGCAGCAACCAAGGCCACTACCAAGGtaaaggatgaggatgaagttATGGACGACCTGGGCGAAGAAATACTCCCAAAAAAGAGCCGCGGACCTGCCAAACCAGCACCTAAGCCAAAGGAAGAAGCCGATGACGATTCTGAAGACATCGCTCCTAAGAAGGGCAGAGCTGCCGCCAAGGCGAAACCCAAGCCCAAggtcgaggatgacgacgaccttgatgacgatgaattCATGGAGATTGCCAAAGCAGAGGCAGCCAAGTCGGTCAAGTCCCAGCCGAATCGGACAAGCAGGAAGATCACAAACTATACGGCCCTAGACTACTCGGACAGCGATAACGGCGACGATCTTCTTGGCGATGTGAGCAAGATGGTCAAGGGCATTGGAGGCGCTACCGGCGACTCCACGACCGATTCACGCCAGCTCTTCTCCGAGCGATCCCGgccgagcagcagctcctctGGCTTAAAGGTCAGCAGCTCCAAGCCCTCGAAGCTATCCACCGATTTCGATGCGGATGAGACGGACTACAGCAAATTAATCCCTCAGAACTCTCCCCGCCGATCGCTGCAAGTCAAGCCCAAGGAGACCAAAGTCAATGATGATTTCGAcatggacgatgacgatgacggtGATCCCGTGAAGCCAGCTGCCAAGGCTAAGCCAGTTGCCAAGAAGGGCAAGTCGGCGGCCACTGCTGCGTCCTCGAAGCCCGCAGCTGCCCCTAAGCCGCGTGGCCGCCCAAAGAAGGATGCGGCGAAGCCGGCTGCTCCTGCACCGAGTCTGAAGCAGACGACTCTGTCCCCTGCCGCTAAGGCATATGCATCCAAGCAGGCCAAGGCGACAGCCACCAAGAAAAAGCAGCTTGTCGACGATTTGTCAGATGACGACATCGATGCCATGGCCAACGACATCCTGGACTCTCCGGCAGCTAGGATGGACGTCTCGGAAGACGATGAGCCTCCTAAGCGAAAGACTACGGTCCGGCCAGCTCGTCGGACTGCGGCAGCCAAGAAGACGTACGTGATTGAGGATGACAGCGAGGAcgatgatggaggagattcgggcgatgactttgatgaggaggacaGTGAGTAG